A portion of the Harpia harpyja isolate bHarHar1 chromosome 15, bHarHar1 primary haplotype, whole genome shotgun sequence genome contains these proteins:
- the E2F6 gene encoding transcription factor E2F6 isoform X4, producing MINLNVDDDVQFVRRTLKLKKPRFDASLVYLTRKFMDLVKTAPDGVLDLNEVATTLGVRKRRVYDITNVLDGIHLIQKRSKNLIQWVGSNLDQVVGKAPEQQNLKDELSDLSAMEEALDELIKDCAHQLFELTDDKENAKLAYVTCQDICSIRAFQEQIVIAIKAPEETKLEIPIPKEDCIEVHVKSTKGPIDVYLCEVQQEKPGAKTFEDMDTVTSETELSVPPDEVRSPGEEKQTT from the exons ATGATCAACTTGAACGTGGATGATGACGTACAGTTTGTGAGAA GAACTCTGAAACTCAAAAAGCCTCGATTTGATGCATCCTTGGTTTATTTGACACGAAAATTCATGGATCTTGTCAAAACAGCTCCAGACGGTGTCCTTGATTTAAATGAAGTAGCAACAACACTTGGAGTACGAAAACGAAGAGTGTATGACATCACGAATGTGTTGGATGGAATCCACTTAATTCAGAAAAGATCTAAGAATCTTATCCAGTGGGT AGGTTCTAATCTTGACCAAGTTGTTGGAAAAGCTCCAGAGCAGCAAAACCTTAAAGATGAACTTTCTGACTTGTCAGCCATGGAAGAAGCTCTGGATGAATTAATCAAGGATTGTGCTCATCAGTTATTTGAACTAACAGatgacaaagaaaatgcaaa ACTAGCTTATGTGACATGTCAAGATATCTGTAGCATTCGGGCATTTCAAGAACAGATTGTGATTGCAATCAAAGCTCCAGAGGAAACCAAATTGGAAATACCAATTCCTAAAGAA GATTGCATAGAAGTACATGTGAAGAGCACAAAAGGACCCATTGATGTGTATCTATGTGAGGTGCAACAAGAGAAGCCAGGTGCCAAAACTTTTGAAGATATGGATACTGTCACTTCTGAAACTGAGCTATCAGTTCCTCCTGATGAAG TGAGATCTCcgggagaagaaaaacaaaccacctgA
- the E2F6 gene encoding transcription factor E2F6 isoform X1: MANPAKWERLRPLRPDTLRVSEPPMINLNVDDDVQFVRRTLKLKKPRFDASLVYLTRKFMDLVKTAPDGVLDLNEVATTLGVRKRRVYDITNVLDGIHLIQKRSKNLIQWVGSNLDQVVGKAPEQQNLKDELSDLSAMEEALDELIKDCAHQLFELTDDKENAKLAYVTCQDICSIRAFQEQIVIAIKAPEETKLEIPIPKEDCIEVHVKSTKGPIDVYLCEVQQEKPGAKTFEDMDTVTSETELSVPPDEVRSPGEEKQTT, from the exons ATGGCCAACCCTGCCAAGTGGGAGCGTCTGAGGCCGCTGCGGCCGGACACGCTGCGTGTGAGTGAG ccaccaATGATCAACTTGAACGTGGATGATGACGTACAGTTTGTGAGAA GAACTCTGAAACTCAAAAAGCCTCGATTTGATGCATCCTTGGTTTATTTGACACGAAAATTCATGGATCTTGTCAAAACAGCTCCAGACGGTGTCCTTGATTTAAATGAAGTAGCAACAACACTTGGAGTACGAAAACGAAGAGTGTATGACATCACGAATGTGTTGGATGGAATCCACTTAATTCAGAAAAGATCTAAGAATCTTATCCAGTGGGT AGGTTCTAATCTTGACCAAGTTGTTGGAAAAGCTCCAGAGCAGCAAAACCTTAAAGATGAACTTTCTGACTTGTCAGCCATGGAAGAAGCTCTGGATGAATTAATCAAGGATTGTGCTCATCAGTTATTTGAACTAACAGatgacaaagaaaatgcaaa ACTAGCTTATGTGACATGTCAAGATATCTGTAGCATTCGGGCATTTCAAGAACAGATTGTGATTGCAATCAAAGCTCCAGAGGAAACCAAATTGGAAATACCAATTCCTAAAGAA GATTGCATAGAAGTACATGTGAAGAGCACAAAAGGACCCATTGATGTGTATCTATGTGAGGTGCAACAAGAGAAGCCAGGTGCCAAAACTTTTGAAGATATGGATACTGTCACTTCTGAAACTGAGCTATCAGTTCCTCCTGATGAAG TGAGATCTCcgggagaagaaaaacaaaccacctgA
- the E2F6 gene encoding transcription factor E2F6 isoform X3 gives MANPAKWERLRPLRPDTLRPPMINLNVDDDVQFVRRTLKLKKPRFDASLVYLTRKFMDLVKTAPDGVLDLNEVATTLGVRKRRVYDITNVLDGIHLIQKRSKNLIQWVGSNLDQVVGKAPEQQNLKDELSDLSAMEEALDELIKDCAHQLFELTDDKENAKLAYVTCQDICSIRAFQEQIVIAIKAPEETKLEIPIPKEDCIEVHVKSTKGPIDVYLCEVQQEKPGAKTFEDMDTVTSETELSVPPDEVRSPGEEKQTT, from the exons ATGGCCAACCCTGCCAAGTGGGAGCGTCTGAGGCCGCTGCGGCCGGACACGCTGCGT ccaccaATGATCAACTTGAACGTGGATGATGACGTACAGTTTGTGAGAA GAACTCTGAAACTCAAAAAGCCTCGATTTGATGCATCCTTGGTTTATTTGACACGAAAATTCATGGATCTTGTCAAAACAGCTCCAGACGGTGTCCTTGATTTAAATGAAGTAGCAACAACACTTGGAGTACGAAAACGAAGAGTGTATGACATCACGAATGTGTTGGATGGAATCCACTTAATTCAGAAAAGATCTAAGAATCTTATCCAGTGGGT AGGTTCTAATCTTGACCAAGTTGTTGGAAAAGCTCCAGAGCAGCAAAACCTTAAAGATGAACTTTCTGACTTGTCAGCCATGGAAGAAGCTCTGGATGAATTAATCAAGGATTGTGCTCATCAGTTATTTGAACTAACAGatgacaaagaaaatgcaaa ACTAGCTTATGTGACATGTCAAGATATCTGTAGCATTCGGGCATTTCAAGAACAGATTGTGATTGCAATCAAAGCTCCAGAGGAAACCAAATTGGAAATACCAATTCCTAAAGAA GATTGCATAGAAGTACATGTGAAGAGCACAAAAGGACCCATTGATGTGTATCTATGTGAGGTGCAACAAGAGAAGCCAGGTGCCAAAACTTTTGAAGATATGGATACTGTCACTTCTGAAACTGAGCTATCAGTTCCTCCTGATGAAG TGAGATCTCcgggagaagaaaaacaaaccacctgA
- the E2F6 gene encoding transcription factor E2F6 isoform X2, which translates to MANPAKWERLRPLRPDTLRVSEPPMINLNVDDDVQFVRRTLKLKKPRFDASLVYLTRKFMDLVKTAPDGVLDLNEVATTLGVRKRRVYDITNVLDGIHLIQKRSKNLIQGSNLDQVVGKAPEQQNLKDELSDLSAMEEALDELIKDCAHQLFELTDDKENAKLAYVTCQDICSIRAFQEQIVIAIKAPEETKLEIPIPKEDCIEVHVKSTKGPIDVYLCEVQQEKPGAKTFEDMDTVTSETELSVPPDEVRSPGEEKQTT; encoded by the exons ATGGCCAACCCTGCCAAGTGGGAGCGTCTGAGGCCGCTGCGGCCGGACACGCTGCGTGTGAGTGAG ccaccaATGATCAACTTGAACGTGGATGATGACGTACAGTTTGTGAGAA GAACTCTGAAACTCAAAAAGCCTCGATTTGATGCATCCTTGGTTTATTTGACACGAAAATTCATGGATCTTGTCAAAACAGCTCCAGACGGTGTCCTTGATTTAAATGAAGTAGCAACAACACTTGGAGTACGAAAACGAAGAGTGTATGACATCACGAATGTGTTGGATGGAATCCACTTAATTCAGAAAAGATCTAAGAATCTTATCCA AGGTTCTAATCTTGACCAAGTTGTTGGAAAAGCTCCAGAGCAGCAAAACCTTAAAGATGAACTTTCTGACTTGTCAGCCATGGAAGAAGCTCTGGATGAATTAATCAAGGATTGTGCTCATCAGTTATTTGAACTAACAGatgacaaagaaaatgcaaa ACTAGCTTATGTGACATGTCAAGATATCTGTAGCATTCGGGCATTTCAAGAACAGATTGTGATTGCAATCAAAGCTCCAGAGGAAACCAAATTGGAAATACCAATTCCTAAAGAA GATTGCATAGAAGTACATGTGAAGAGCACAAAAGGACCCATTGATGTGTATCTATGTGAGGTGCAACAAGAGAAGCCAGGTGCCAAAACTTTTGAAGATATGGATACTGTCACTTCTGAAACTGAGCTATCAGTTCCTCCTGATGAAG TGAGATCTCcgggagaagaaaaacaaaccacctgA